A stretch of the Desulfobaccales bacterium genome encodes the following:
- a CDS encoding succinylglutamate desuccinylase, which translates to MRSKLVVGLVVALAMVFFVSSIALGQAKGGAKLLCVSKKELKGEETVASCLAKGERFAIVDQFGIVRILTPEEVELTRAFNPKAFETRAFGMKYEKSAPVLPALPVSPEQQ; encoded by the coding sequence ATGCGTTCAAAACTGGTAGTAGGGTTGGTGGTGGCGCTGGCCATGGTATTTTTCGTCTCGTCCATCGCCCTGGGGCAAGCCAAAGGCGGCGCCAAGTTGCTGTGCGTCTCCAAAAAGGAACTCAAGGGGGAAGAGACGGTGGCCTCTTGCTTGGCCAAGGGTGAGCGGTTTGCCATCGTGGATCAATTCGGCATCGTTCGCATCTTGACCCCGGAAGAGGTGGAACTGACCCGGGCCTTCAATCCCAAGGCCTTCGAGACCCGGGCCTTCGGAATGAAATATGAGAAGTCGGCGCCGGTGCTTCCTGCCTTGCCGGTAAGTCCGGAACAGCAGTAA